The bacterium genome includes the window GCAGGTTAAAGCCGGATTTTTTTTCACCGGCGATTTTTACCGCCATGCGGAAAACGATTCTCTCATTCGTCTGCTGCAGCAGCAGGGCCACTATCTGGGGCCACATTCGGACCGCCATCTGCTCTATTGCCCGTGGGAAAACAGGGACTCGAGCCTGGTGTCGCGGGAGCAATTCCGCATAGACCTGCTGGCGAACTATGAGGCCATGCGCGCCCTGGGCGTGCGCACCCAACAGAGGTTTTTCATTCCTCCGTACGAGTGGTATAATCAAGATCATGTGCGCTGGGCCGCGGAATTAGACGTCACGCTGTTCAATTACACGCCGGGCGTGGGCACCCAGGCGGATTACACTACGCCGGATATGCGCGCCTATCGCTCCTCAGCCGCCCTGTACCAGCGGCTGTTTGATTTTGAGGAAAAAGCGGCCCATGGACTAAACGGCGCGCTGCTGCTGATTCATATCGGCACGCATCCGCGTCGCACTGATAAATTTTATAGGTTGCTGGAGCCCCTGATTCGGGAGCTCCAGTACAAAGGATATCGCTTGGTCCGCATTGATTCTTTGCTGTCAACGCAACAGGGGGAGGTCCGGTGATACGTCTGCGTGCATGCCGGCTGCCTGGGCGGCCGGGCCTTCAGGAGCTGATTCTGCAAAAAGGCCGCATCGCCGCCATCCAGGTCGATGCGGCGTCCACACCGGATCGCCGCGGTGTGGACCTCTCCGCTCAAGGACGGCTGGTCACCCCGGGCCTCATCGATGTACACACGCATGGCACCGGCGGGGCGGAGGTGTTCTCCGGCAGCGCAGCGGATCTGCAGCGGATGGCCCTGACCCTGGCGCAACAGGGCGTTACTGCTTTTCTGGCCACCACCATCTGCCACAGACCAACCGCTCATGCGCATTTGCGCAACGCTGCGGATTTCATCAGCCGGCAGAGCAAAGGCGGCGCCCGCTGTCTCGGCATTCATCTGGAAGGGCCGTACATCAGCGTTAAGCGGCGGGGTGGAATCGATCCGGCAAGCATCGATTCGCCCGCCACGCAGAGCTTGGACGAACTGCTGGAGATCTGCGCCGGCTCTCTGAGGATGATGACTCTGGCGCCGGAGCTTCCCGGCCATCTGGAACTCGTCGAACAGCTGGTGCGGCATCAGGTGATCCCTTCTCTCGGCCACACCGACGCATCCTACGCGCAAGCGTTTGCAGGATTCAAGGCCGGCATTCAGCACGCCACCCATCTGTTCAACGCCATGCCGCCGCTTCTGCATCGGGCGCCCGGATGCGTGGCTGCCGTTTTCACCCACCCCACGGTCACGGCTCAGATTATCAGCGACGGTGTGCATGTGCACCCAGAGATCGTCAATCTGACTTATCGGCTCTTGGGTGCAGAACGCTGCGTGCTGATCACCGACGGCATGCAGGCGTCCGGATTGCCGGACGGCCGTTATGTGTACGCGGACAAAGAGTATGAGACCCGCAACGGCACGGCGCGCTATCTGGACGGCACCTTGATCGGTTCCACCCTCAGTCTGATTGAGATGACGTTACGTTTTCGGAAATGTGCCGGCTGTTCGTTGGAGGTTGCGCTGCAATGCGCAAGCCGGAATCCCGCTCGCGTGCTTGGACTGGCGGATCGCAAGGGCGCCATCCTTCCCGGCTATGACGCGGATCTGGTGGTGTGGAACGACGATTTTTCCGTGTACGCTACGCTGATCAACGGAGAGGTGGTGTACCGCCGGGGCGGGC containing:
- a CDS encoding polysaccharide deacetylase family protein, with the protein product MKLSVCFGWSVLAGLAWSTVLPSTPSLSPATVLTDHGAVVRADTTRKELALIFTGGDYNDGGRHIAAVLQRMQVKAGFFFTGDFYRHAENDSLIRLLQQQGHYLGPHSDRHLLYCPWENRDSSLVSREQFRIDLLANYEAMRALGVRTQQRFFIPPYEWYNQDHVRWAAELDVTLFNYTPGVGTQADYTTPDMRAYRSSAALYQRLFDFEEKAAHGLNGALLLIHIGTHPRRTDKFYRLLEPLIRELQYKGYRLVRIDSLLSTQQGEVR
- the nagA gene encoding N-acetylglucosamine-6-phosphate deacetylase, with product MIRLRACRLPGRPGLQELILQKGRIAAIQVDAASTPDRRGVDLSAQGRLVTPGLIDVHTHGTGGAEVFSGSAADLQRMALTLAQQGVTAFLATTICHRPTAHAHLRNAADFISRQSKGGARCLGIHLEGPYISVKRRGGIDPASIDSPATQSLDELLEICAGSLRMMTLAPELPGHLELVEQLVRHQVIPSLGHTDASYAQAFAGFKAGIQHATHLFNAMPPLLHRAPGCVAAVFTHPTVTAQIISDGVHVHPEIVNLTYRLLGAERCVLITDGMQASGLPDGRYVYADKEYETRNGTARYLDGTLIGSTLSLIEMTLRFRKCAGCSLEVALQCASRNPARVLGLADRKGAILPGYDADLVVWNDDFSVYATLINGEVVYRRGGPASDGRQGGNSEDKNDPVIHGSGCGL